From a region of the Alnus glutinosa chromosome 1, dhAlnGlut1.1, whole genome shotgun sequence genome:
- the LOC133856809 gene encoding probable 6-phosphogluconolactonase 4, chloroplastic, producing the protein MAATAERKVEVFDTEEVLAVSLAKYVADLSDKFCKEKGAFTIVLSGGSLIESLRKLVEPPYIDSVEWSKWHVFWLDERVVPKDHKDSNYKLAYDGLLSKVPILPGNVYAINDALSAEGAADDYETCLKHLVTCGVLALSAASGFPKFDLMLLGMGPDGHVASLFPGHPLLKEKERWVTFIKDSPKPPPERITFTFPVINSSAYIALVVTDAPQAGAVQRALGNGQNSDKLPVQMVSPEGELTWFLDKDAASKL; encoded by the exons ATGGCGGCAACAGCTGAGAGGAAGGTCGAGGTGTTTGATACGGAGGAGGTGCTGGCTGTGTCTCTGGCCAAGTACGTTGCCGATCTGTCTGATAAGTTCTGCAAAGAGAAAGGGGCTTTTACCATCGTTTTGTCTGGTGGGTCTCTCATCGAGTCCCTCAG GAAACTAGTAGAACCCCCGTACATCGATTCAGTTGAATGGTCGAAATGGCATGTCTTTTGGTTAGACGAAAGAGTAGTGCCCAAGGATCACAAAGACAGTAACTATAAGCTTGCTTACGATGGACTTCTATCTAAG GTACCAATTCTCCCTGGCAATGTTTATGCCATCAATGATGCACTGTCAGCTGAGGGTGCAGCCGATGATTATGAGACCTGTCTCAAACATTTGGTTACCTGTGGTGTACTAGCTTTATCAGCAGCTAGTGGGTTTCCAAAGTTTGATCTCATGCTGCTGGGAATGGGTCCAGATGGACATGTGGCTTCTCTATTCCCAGGGCACCCTCTcctaaaagagaaagagagatgggTCACCTTCATTAAGGACTCGCCAAAACCGCCTCCGGAGAGAATTACTTTTACTTTTCCAGTGATCAACTCGTCTGCATATATTGCCCTTGTGGTGACTGATGCCCCTCAAGCTGGAGCAGTGCAAAGAGCATTAGGAAATGGACAAAATTCTGATAAGCTGCCTGTTCAAATGGTTTCACCTGAAGGAGAGCTGACTTGGTTTCTGGACAAGGATGCAGCTTCAAAGCTGTAG
- the LOC133856837 gene encoding probable 6-phosphogluconolactonase 4, chloroplastic yields MAATAEKKVQVFDTEEEVAVSLAKYIAHLSDKFCRGRGAFTIVLSGGSLIESLRKLVEPPYVGSVEWSKWHVFWLDERVVPKNHKDSNYKLAYDGLLSKVPILPANVYAINDALSAEGAADDYETRLKHLVNSNVLALSAASGFPKFDLMLLGMGPDGHVASLFPGHPLLKENKRWVTFIKDSPKPPPERITFTFPVINSSAYIALVVNGAPQAGAVQRALGKGQNSEKLPVQMVSPEGELTWFLDRDAASRRAKMFRWVPKCCLFG; encoded by the exons ATGGCGGCAACAGCTGAGAAGAAGGTGCAGGTGTTTGATACGGAGGAGGAGGTGGCTGTGTCTTTGGCCAAGTACATAGCCCATCTGTCTGATAAATTCTGCAGAGGGAGAGGAGCTTTTACCATCGTTTTGTCTGGTGGGTCTCTCATCGAGTCCCTCAG GAAACTAGTAGAACCCCCGTACGTTGGTTCGGTTGAATGGTCGAAATGGCATGTCTTTTGGTTAGATGAAAGGGTAGTGCCAAAGAATCACAAAGACAGTAACTATAAACTTGCTTATGATGGCCTTCTTTCCAAG GTACCAATTCTCCCTGCTAATGTTTATGCCATCAATGATGCACTGTCAGCTGAGGGTGCAGCCGATGACTATGAAACCCGTCTCAAACATTTGGTCAACAGCAACGTGCTCGCTTTATCAGCAGCCAGTGGGTTTCCAAAGTTTGATCTCATGCTTCTGGGAATGGGTCCGGACGGACATGTGGCTTCTCTATTCCCAGGGCATCCTCTCCTCAAAGAGAACAAGAGATGGGTCACCTTCATTAAGGACTCGCCAAAACCGCCTCCGGAGAGAATTACTTTTACCTTTCCGGTGATCAACTCGTCTGCATATATTGCGCTTGTGGTGAACGGGGCCCCTCAAGCCGGAGCAGTGCAAAGAGCATTAGGAAAAGGACAGAATTCTGAGAAGCTGCCAGTTCAAATGGTTTCGCCTGAAGGGGAGTTGACTTGGTTTTTGGACAGGGATGCAGCTTCAAGAAGGGCTAAGATGTTTCGGTGGGTTCCAAAGTGCTGCTTGTTTGGTTGA
- the LOC133856826 gene encoding probable 6-phosphogluconolactonase 4, chloroplastic, which yields MHMALAPTCLRTLSSSVRISPPIISPLVAPQKSVLPPIGHRRAFRLKGVSLLEKRKLGCCGVKASMATTTAETGGDKKKVEMLDTEEDLAVSLAKYTADLSDKFSKERGAFSVVLSGGSLIKSLRKLLEPPYIDSVEWSKWHVFWVDERVVPKDHEDSNYKLAYDGFLSKIPILPGNVYAINDALSAEGAADDYEACLKHLVKINVIDSSAASGFPKFDLMLLGMGPDGHVASLFPGHPLLKENEKWVTFVKDSPKPPPERITFTFPVVNSSAYIALVVAGAGKAGAVQTALGNSQNSDKLPVQMVSPEGELTWFLDKGAASKL from the exons ATGCATATGGCCCTCGCACCCACTTGTTTACGCACGCTCTCCTCGTCCGTACGGATATCTCCCCCCATAATCTCACCCCTGGTAGCACCACAGAAGTCCGTTCTACCACCTATCGGCCACCGAAGAGCTTTCAGACTAAAAGGGGTGTCTTTGTTGGAGAAAAGGAAGTTGGGTTGCTGTGGAGTGAAGGCGTCAATGGCGACGACGACGGCTGAGACGGGTGGGGATAAGAAGAAGGTGGAGATGTTAGATACGGAGGAGGATCTGGCGGTGTCTCTGGCGAAGTACACCGCCGATCTGTCTGATAAGTTCTCAAAAGAGAGAGGGGCTTTTAGCGTTGTTTTGTCCGGTGGGTCTCTCATCAAGTCCCTCag GAAACTATTGGAACCCCCGTATATTGATTCGGTTGAGTGGTCGAAATGGCATGTTTTTTGGGTAGATGAAAGAGTAGTGCCAAAGGATCACGAAGACAGTAACTATAAGCTTGCTTATGATGGGTTTCTTTCTAAG ATACCAATTCTCCCTGGTAATGTTTATGCAATCAATGATGCGCTGTCAGCTGAGGGTGCAGCTGATGATTATGAGGCCTGTCTCAAACATCTGGTTAAGATCAATGTGATAGATTCATCAGCAGCCAGTGGATTCCCCAAGTTTGATCTCATGCTGCTGGGAATGGGTCCAGATGGACATGTGGCCTCTCTATTCCCAGGGCATCCTCTCCTCAAAGAGAATGAGAAATGGGTCACCTTCGTCAAGGACTCGCCAAAACCACCTCCAGAGAGAATTACTTTTACCTTTCCAGTAGTCAACTCGTCTGCATATATTGCCCTTGTGGTGGCTGGGGCCGGTAAAGCTGGAGCAGTGCAAACAGCATTAGGAAATAGTCAAAATTCTGATAAGCTGCCTGTTCAAATGGTTTCACCTGAAGGGGAGTTGACTTGGTTTTTGGACAAGGGTGCAGCTTCAAAGCTGTAG